In Chionomys nivalis chromosome 24, mChiNiv1.1, whole genome shotgun sequence, one genomic interval encodes:
- the Rpl22l1 gene encoding 60S ribosomal protein L22-like 1 isoform X3, which translates to MAPKDKKPKKSTWRFHLDLTHPVEDGIFDSGNFEQFLREKVKVNGKTGNLGNVVHIERLKNKITVVSEKQFSKRYLKYLTKKYLKKNNLRDWLRVVASDKETYELRYFQISQDEDGSESED; encoded by the exons ATGGCGCCG AAAGACAAGAAGCCTAAGAAGTCGACCTGGAGGTTCCATTTGGACCTCACTCATCCGGTGGAAGATGGAATTTTTGATTCTGGAAACTTC GAACAGTTTCTCCGGGAGAAGGTTAAAGTCAATGGGAAAACTGGAAATCTTGGAAATGTTGTTCACATTGAACGCTTGAAGAATAAAATCACAGTTGTTTCTGAGAAACAGTTCTCTAAAAG GTATTTGAAGTATCTTACCAAGAAATACCTTAAGAAGAATAATCTCCGTGACTGGCTTCGTGTGGTTGCATCTGACAAGGAGACCTACGAACTTCGCTATTTCCAGATTAGTCAGGATGAAGATGGCTCAGAGTCTGAAGATTAG
- the Rpl22l1 gene encoding 60S ribosomal protein L22-like 1 isoform X2 produces the protein MAPQKDKKPKKSTWRFHLDLTHPVEDGIFDSGNFEQFLREKVKVNGKTGNLGNVVHIERLKNKITVVSEKQFSKRYLKYLTKKYLKKNNLRDWLRVVASDKETYELRYFQISQDEDGSESED, from the exons ATGGCGCCG CAGAAAGACAAGAAGCCTAAGAAGTCGACCTGGAGGTTCCATTTGGACCTCACTCATCCGGTGGAAGATGGAATTTTTGATTCTGGAAACTTC GAACAGTTTCTCCGGGAGAAGGTTAAAGTCAATGGGAAAACTGGAAATCTTGGAAATGTTGTTCACATTGAACGCTTGAAGAATAAAATCACAGTTGTTTCTGAGAAACAGTTCTCTAAAAG GTATTTGAAGTATCTTACCAAGAAATACCTTAAGAAGAATAATCTCCGTGACTGGCTTCGTGTGGTTGCATCTGACAAGGAGACCTACGAACTTCGCTATTTCCAGATTAGTCAGGATGAAGATGGCTCAGAGTCTGAAGATTAG
- the Rpl22l1 gene encoding 60S ribosomal protein L22-like 1 isoform X1 encodes MAPVSQKDKKPKKSTWRFHLDLTHPVEDGIFDSGNFEQFLREKVKVNGKTGNLGNVVHIERLKNKITVVSEKQFSKRYLKYLTKKYLKKNNLRDWLRVVASDKETYELRYFQISQDEDGSESED; translated from the exons ATGGCGCCGGTGAGT CAGAAAGACAAGAAGCCTAAGAAGTCGACCTGGAGGTTCCATTTGGACCTCACTCATCCGGTGGAAGATGGAATTTTTGATTCTGGAAACTTC GAACAGTTTCTCCGGGAGAAGGTTAAAGTCAATGGGAAAACTGGAAATCTTGGAAATGTTGTTCACATTGAACGCTTGAAGAATAAAATCACAGTTGTTTCTGAGAAACAGTTCTCTAAAAG GTATTTGAAGTATCTTACCAAGAAATACCTTAAGAAGAATAATCTCCGTGACTGGCTTCGTGTGGTTGCATCTGACAAGGAGACCTACGAACTTCGCTATTTCCAGATTAGTCAGGATGAAGATGGCTCAGAGTCTGAAGATTAG